The DNA region AAGTACTGCCTTTTTCAATTAACGACATCCGATTTTCGACAGCCCAATGGCATGAAATAGCGTCTTCAGCTTCCTTTCCAGGGGATGAGCAGCAAACGGCACTCTGGCAGGGGCATCCCAGTCGGCTACTCAGCTCATCCAGCAGCCAGAAAAATCCGCGATCGCACTATCCGGAATCAGACGCTCCCCCGATGAATCCGGTAATGGCTTTTCAAACCTGGGCGGCTAGGATGCGATCGCGGTCAAAAGACCTGCCTTTGTGTCCACACTGCCACTGCCCTACACCGCCAGGAGAACTCGCCCGTTGGCAGCAATGTGCAGTTTGTGCGGCAAAACATTGGCAGTAAAAAGTACTAAAAATTGATAGCAAAAGGAGTTATTTGTTCTTTACAGATATTTACTCAAAATTACTCAAATTTGCTTAAAGAGTCACTGAGTAGTCTTTGTTTATCAGTCTAAATCTACAAGAAAGTACGGATATCAGAGCTAAAATTGGGCGGTTAAAATCGCCGGCAAATCAGTATTTTTGAAAGATCCTATCTCTTGCTCTCTCTTGATCCCACCTCAGGTATAGATTGGGCGAAGGGGAGAGTTTCTGGTGGGTTTCAAAAAAAACTTCTTGCTTCTTTTCAGAATCTGAAGACAATCTAAAACCCGAATTTTAACAATGATCCCCAGAAAGTTAGGCAGGGCTGTGGCTCTAGGAATTAGTGTGACAAAGTGACTCTAATGCTTTTGTCTGACAATGGGGATCGGTAGTCCTCCTCCTTTTAAGAGAAACATCTATGAATCATGCTTCTTCTTCCACATTTCTCTGTCGTCACTGTCGGTACTACACCCCTCAGGGGCGGCGTGGGGGGCATTGTAATAAATTAAACGTGGGTGTAAAAAGTCAATGGGAGGCGTGCAGTTTGGTTGCCTCACCCTTTGTTTCTACCTGGAAAGATTTTGGCGATATGATGCTCTGGCCACAAAGAGTACTGGAACTGCAAGAAGCAATCCTGGCTCATACAGATGAGGCAACTACGGAAGAACTGGCCGAAACAGCCCAGCCAGTTCCAGTGGTAGTAGCGGGATCGTAGTGAGCTTTACAGAAAAGCTGAGTGGGCAGTCCTCATGTTTGAGGCATGAGAAAAGTTTTAAGTTTTGAGTTTTAAGTTGAACTCCTAACTCAAAACTTAAAACTTAAAACTTCCTCTACGGCAACCAGGGATATTGCCGGAAATCGGGCGATCGCTTCTCCAGAAAGGCTTGTTTTCCTTCAGAGCCTTCTTCTGTCATGTAATACAGCAGTGTGGCATTTCCGGCCAGTTCCTGCAGTCCCGCCTGACCATCGCAATCGGCATTAAAGGCGGCTTTCAGGCAGCGAATGGCGATCGGGCTTTTCTCCAAAATTTCCTGCGCCCATTGAATGCCTTCAGCTTCTAGCTGCTCGACGGGCACCACGCAATTCACCAGCCCCATTTCCAGTGCCTGTTGAGCATTGTACTGGCGGCAGAGATACCAGATTTCGCGGGCCTTTTTCTGACCCACAATGCGAGCCAGATAACTGGAGCCAAAGCCCCCGTCGAAACTGCCGACCTTGGGGCCAGTCTGACCAAAGATGGCGTTATCTGCGGCGATCGTCAGGTCGCACAGAATATGCAGAACATGACCACCGCCGATCGCATAGCCAGCGACCAGGGCAATCACCACTTTGGGCATAGAGCGGATTAACTTCTGTAAATCCAGCACATTCAGGCGGGGCACTCCCTGACCGTCAATGTACCCGGCCTGCCCTCGTACACTCTGATCCCCACCGGCACAAAAGGCATATTTGCCATCCGTATGGGGGCCTGCCCCGGTAAACAGCACCACCCCAATCCGGGGATCTTCGCGGGCATTAGAAAAAGCGTCATACAGTTCAAAAATCGTCTCCGGGCGAAAGGCATTGC from Leptodesmis sichuanensis A121 includes:
- the menB gene encoding 1,4-dihydroxy-2-naphthoyl-CoA synthase — its product is MHVDWQVAKTYEDILYHKADGMAKITINRPHKRNAFRPETIFELYDAFSNAREDPRIGVVLFTGAGPHTDGKYAFCAGGDQSVRGQAGYIDGQGVPRLNVLDLQKLIRSMPKVVIALVAGYAIGGGHVLHILCDLTIAADNAIFGQTGPKVGSFDGGFGSSYLARIVGQKKAREIWYLCRQYNAQQALEMGLVNCVVPVEQLEAEGIQWAQEILEKSPIAIRCLKAAFNADCDGQAGLQELAGNATLLYYMTEEGSEGKQAFLEKRSPDFRQYPWLP
- a CDS encoding DUF721 domain-containing protein translates to MSLQPLNRVLGNLEGQYKRQDAHHLAQVQGCWSEVVGSVVAAQTRPYTIQRGILKVATSSAAWAQNLVFERQRILEKLNKVLPFSINDIRFSTAQWHEIASSASFPGDEQQTALWQGHPSRLLSSSSSQKNPRSHYPESDAPPMNPVMAFQTWAARMRSRSKDLPLCPHCHCPTPPGELARWQQCAVCAAKHWQ